The following are encoded together in the Jaculus jaculus isolate mJacJac1 chromosome 3, mJacJac1.mat.Y.cur, whole genome shotgun sequence genome:
- the LOC101595685 gene encoding ribosome biogenesis protein BRX1 homolog, which translates to MAVAKQKRRGIPATVAKSLKRICKDAWQPAKSPAVAGDVEEEEKDRIPGPVCKGKWKNKERILIFSSRGISFRTRHLMQDLRMLMPHSKADTKMDRKDKLFVINEVCEMESCNKCIYFEAKKKQDLYMWLSNSPHGPSAKFFVQNVHTIAELKMTGNCLKGSCPLLLIDPVFDELPHYTLLKELLIHVFSTPQYHLKSQPFVDHVFTFTILDNRIWFRNFQIIEEDAALVEIGPRFVFNLIKIFQGSFGGPNLYENPHYQSPNRHPRIIKSITASKYREKQQVKVVQKLRKKEPKTILPHDPTADVFITPAVEKPVEIQWVKPEPKVDLKARKKRIYKRQRKIKQKMNSGNTK; encoded by the coding sequence ATGGCGGTGGCCAAGCAGAAGCGGCGTGGTATCCCAGCCACAGTGGCCAAGAGCCTGAAAAGGATCTGCAAAGATGCCTGGCAGCCAGCTAAATCCCCTGCCGTGGCAGGAGAtgtggaagaagaagaaaaagaccgTATCCCAGGCCCCGTTTGCAAGGGCAAGTGGAAAAATAAGGAACGAATCCTCATATTTTCTTCCAGAGGAATCAGTTTCAGAACAAGACATTTAATGCAAGACTTAAGAATGTTGATGCCTCATTCTAAAGCAGATACCAAAATGGATCGTAAAGATAAATTATTTGTGATTAATGAGGTGTGTGAAATGGAAAGCTGCAATAAATGCATCTATTTTGAAGCTAAGAAAAAGCAGGATCTCTATATGTGGCTTTCAAATTCACCTCATGGACCATCTGCCAAATTCTTTGTTCAAAATGTTCACACCATAGCTGAACTAAAGATGACTGGAAACTGTTTGAAAGGTTCTTGTCCCCTTTTGTTGATTGACCCTGTGTTTGATGAATTGCCACATTATACTTTGTTAAAAGAACTCTTAATTCACGTTTTTAGTACACCACAGTATCATCTCAAAAGCCAGCCATTTGTGGATCATGTCTTTACTTTCACCATTTTGGATAATAGGATATGGTTTAGGAACTTTCAGATCATAGAAGAAGATGCTGCTCTTGTAGAAATAGGACCTCGGTTTGTCTTCAATCTCATCAAGATTTTTCAGGGAAGTTTTGGAGGACCAAATTTATATGAAAATCCCCACTACCAGTCACCCAACAGGCATCCACGCATCATAAAATCAATCACAGCTTCAAAATACAGAGAGAAACAGCAAGTGAAAGTTGTTCagaaactgagaaagaaagaaccaaagaCTATTCTTCCACATGATCCAACTGCTGATGTTTTCATTACACCAGCTGTGGAAAAGCCAGTAGAAATACAGTGGGTAAAACCAGAGCCAAAAGTAGatttgaaagcaagaaagaaaaggatttacaaaaggcaaaggaaaataaaacagaagatgaACAGTGGGAATACAAAATGA